In the genome of Xanthomonas hortorum pv. pelargonii, the window GAAGGCAGTAGCGGCCGCAACGACCGAGTCTGTATGGCAATGCGCACCCGGCGAGCACAACTGCCTCACGGACTTAGCATGGCTAACAAAGGGTGGTTCGCAATGGGCAACGCCTGAAGAACCAGACGCGGGATCCGGTATGCGTCAATAAACATACCGATTCCGGAGGCCGACTGCGTGGACCGGGCGGCCGCACGCAGCGGGTTTGTCAGCTCCGCTTACTCGCCGCGCGGCTTGGGCGGACCCTTGCGATGCGGCGCGCCGGCACGGTCCATCGGACGGTTCGGCCCATTCGGGCGACCGGCCGGCTTGCCGCTACGCGGGAAGCGCGGCTTGGACGGCGACGCCGCAGCCTCGCCCTCTTCCAGCTTGCGCATGTTGAGCTGCTGGCCAGACACCCAGACCTTCTTCAGGTGCGTCAGCAATTCGCGCGGCATGTCGGCCGGCAGATCCAGAATCGAATAATCGTCCTGGATGTCGATACGGCCGATGTAGCGGCTTTCCAGACCCGCTTCGTTGGCGATCGCGCCGACGATGTTGGCCGGCTTCACGCCGTGGGTGTGGCCCACTTCGATGCGGTAGCTCTCCATGCCGACCTCCGGCTCGCCACGCGGTGCGACCGGGTCGCGACGCGGACGCACGGCGCCAGCGCCGTCACCGGCAAACGCAGGGCGCTCGGCACGCGGCGGACGCGCAGCGCGCTCGCCATCGGCACGCGGGCCGCGCTCGAACTTCGGCTCGAAGCGTGGGCGCTCGCCACGATCACCGCGGTCATTACGATCGCCGCGATCGGCACGCTCGTTACGCTGCGGTGCGAATTCCTCGCGTGCGCCACGCACCGGCGGGGTCAGCAGGAACGGCGAATCGCCTTGCAGCAACTTGGCCATCGCCGCAGCGATATCGATCGCCGGCACGTTGTTCTCGCTCTCGTAGCGCTGCAGCAGATCGCGATACATCTCGATCTGGCCGCCGGCCAAGGTCTCGGTGATGCGGGTCATGAAACGCGCCACGCGAGTGTCGTTGACCGCATCCACGCTGGGCAGCTGCATTTCTTCGATCGGCTGACGGGTCGCACGCTCGATCGAACGCAGCATGCCCTTCTCACGCGGAGTGACGAACAGGATCGCATCGCCGGTGCGGCCGGCACGGCCGGTACGGCCGATGCGGTGCACATAGCTTTCGGTGTCGTACGGAATGTCGTAGTTCAGCACGTGGCTGACGCGCTCAACGTCCAGGCCGCGTGCGGCCACGTCGGTGGCAACCAGGATGTCCAGCTTGCCGTCCTTGAGCTGGGCAATGGTCTTCTCACGTGCAGCCTGCTGCATGTCGCCGTTGATGGCGGCAGCGGCCAGACCGCGCGCCTGCAGCTTCTGCGCCAGTTCTTCGGTACCGGCCTTGGTGCGCGCGAAGATGATCATGCCGTCGAACGGCTCGACCTCGAGAATGCGGGTCAGCGCATCCAGCTTGTGCAAACCGCTCACCCACCAATAGCGCTGGCGGATGTTGGCCGAGGTGGTGGTCTTGGCCGCGATGGTGACTTCGGCCGGGTCCTTCAGATAGGTCTGCGCGATCCGGCGGATCGCCGGCGGCATGGTCGCGGAGAACAGCGCCACCTGGCGCTTTTCCGGCAACTTCTTCAGCACCGCTTCGACGTCGTCGATGAAGCCCATGCGCAGCATTTCGTCGGCTTCGTCCAGCACCAGCGTCTTGAGCTGGGACAGATCCAGGGTGCCGCGATCCAGGTGATCGATCACGCGGCCGGGAGTGCCCACCACCACATGCACGCCGCGCTTGAGCGCGCTCAGCTGCTGGGCGTAGGGCTGGCCGCCGTAGACCGGCAGCACGCGGAAGCCGGGAATGGCTTCGGCATATTTCTGGAATGCCTCGGCGACCTGGATGGCCAGCTCGCGGGTCGGGGCCAGCACCAGCGCCTGCGGCTTGAGCTGGTTCAGATCGGCGTTGGACAGCACCGGCAGCGCGAACGCAGCGGTCTTGCCGGTGCCGGTCTGCGCCTGGCCGAGGACGTCGCGGCCAGCAAGCAGCGCGGGAATGGTGGCAGCCTGGATCGGCGAAGGGGTCTCGTAGCCAACGTTGGCGACGGCCTTCATCACAGCGTCTGAGAGGCCGAGGTCTGCAAACAGCAGCGGCGCGGGAGATTCTTGGGTCATTGGTAACTCCGGAGGCGCCGCACGGATCCGGCAGGCGCAAAGCAGCATAGTGTGCGCCTTCAGGCCCCCTGCTGTCGAAATTTCCGTGACAGTCCGTTCAGGCTGTGAGGATTTGCGCTGCCTGGCGAATCATCTCTTCGAACCTTCTTATCCACTTGCGCGGCCGGAGCCATGTCCCTGGAAACAGACCTTCACACCCGCTTCAACGCCTTGCTGCAGCATCACCGCGGCATCGTCCTGAAGGTCGCGGCCAGCTATTGCTGGAACCCGGACGACCGCGCCGAGCTGGTGCAAGACATCACCGTGCAGTTATGGCGCGCGTTTTCAGGCTACGACCCAAACCGGCGTTTTTCCACCTGGATGTATCGCATCGCATTGAACGTGGCGATCAGCGATCTGCGCGGCCGCAGCCGGGCTACGTACGAGCCGGTGCCGCTGGAGGCGGTGGCCGACAGCATCGCCGATCCACTGGCACGCGACCCGGCGCACGAGCAGCAGATCGCCGCGCTCTACGGCTTCATCGCGCAACTGCCGCGGCTGGAGCGCGCATTGATGCTGCTGTATCTGGACGACCACAGCTACCGCGAGATCGGCGAGGTGCTCGGCATCAGCGAAACCAACGTCGCCACGAAACTCAGCCGTCTGAAAGCGCGCATCCGCGCAGAACTCTGACCCACACGACCCGCAAGAGGAGCAGCACATGGAACTCGACGACATGCAACGCGCCTGGCACGCAGTGCACCAACGCCTGGATCAGCAAACCGCCCTTACCGACCAACTGCTCGGCGAGGTGCGCGGCCACGCAGCGCGCGCCAGCCTGCGCCCGCTATGGGCGAGCCAGATCGCGCAGTTGCTGTGCGCCGTCGCGCTGAACATCGTGATCGCACGCAATTGGCTTGCCCACGCGGACCAGGCTGCGGCGATCATCGGCGGCGTGCTGCTGCAGGCGTGGAGTATTGCGCTGGCAATCTCCGCACTACGCCAACTGCAATTGGTGTCGCAGCTGGATTTCGCCGGGCCGCTGCTGCAGACACAGCAGGCGCTCGCGCAACTGCGGCGCTGGCGCACGCGGGTGGCGCCGTGGCTGGGCGTTGTGTTCTGGGTACTCTGGGTCGCAGTGGCCGATGGCCTCTGGCGCATGCTCACCGGCATGACGCTGCCGCACAGCTGGCTGCTGATCAATGCGCTGGTGGGCATGCTCGGGGCCATCGGCACCTGGCTCGGCTACCGGCGACTGCAACGCACCCAGCATCCGTGGCTGGAACGTATCGACAACGCGCATGCCGGCCCAGGCGTCATCCGCGCCGAAAGCATGCTGGACGAGATCGCCCGCTTTCGACGCGAATAACTCACTGGCGCCACACGCGAATCGCAGCGCATTGGATGCTGCCAAAGCGCTTGCATGGTGACGTATCGATCCAGCTGCCGCCCTTCACCTTGCCGCAGTGGTGTTGTCGCCTGCGACAGGCGGATAATCGCCGTCTTCCTGTTAGCGAGCGCACCATGCAATTCCTGGAATTCGACCTGGACGGCGAGTACATCGAACTCAACCAACTGCTCAAGCTAGCCGGCATTGCCGACAGCGGTGGCCAGGGCAAGGCGATCGTCGCCAGCGGTGCGGTCAGCGTCGATGGCGTGCAGGAGCTGCGCAAGACCGCCAAGATCCGCCCCGGCCAGCTGGTGCAATTGGACGATGTGGAAATCCGCGTGCTGGCGTTGGACCCCGATGCGGAGCCGGCA includes:
- a CDS encoding DEAD/DEAH box helicase, with the translated sequence MTQESPAPLLFADLGLSDAVMKAVANVGYETPSPIQAATIPALLAGRDVLGQAQTGTGKTAAFALPVLSNADLNQLKPQALVLAPTRELAIQVAEAFQKYAEAIPGFRVLPVYGGQPYAQQLSALKRGVHVVVGTPGRVIDHLDRGTLDLSQLKTLVLDEADEMLRMGFIDDVEAVLKKLPEKRQVALFSATMPPAIRRIAQTYLKDPAEVTIAAKTTTSANIRQRYWWVSGLHKLDALTRILEVEPFDGMIIFARTKAGTEELAQKLQARGLAAAAINGDMQQAAREKTIAQLKDGKLDILVATDVAARGLDVERVSHVLNYDIPYDTESYVHRIGRTGRAGRTGDAILFVTPREKGMLRSIERATRQPIEEMQLPSVDAVNDTRVARFMTRITETLAGGQIEMYRDLLQRYESENNVPAIDIAAAMAKLLQGDSPFLLTPPVRGAREEFAPQRNERADRGDRNDRGDRGERPRFEPKFERGPRADGERAARPPRAERPAFAGDGAGAVRPRRDPVAPRGEPEVGMESYRIEVGHTHGVKPANIVGAIANEAGLESRYIGRIDIQDDYSILDLPADMPRELLTHLKKVWVSGQQLNMRKLEEGEAAASPSKPRFPRSGKPAGRPNGPNRPMDRAGAPHRKGPPKPRGE
- a CDS encoding RNA polymerase sigma factor, which gives rise to MSLETDLHTRFNALLQHHRGIVLKVAASYCWNPDDRAELVQDITVQLWRAFSGYDPNRRFSTWMYRIALNVAISDLRGRSRATYEPVPLEAVADSIADPLARDPAHEQQIAALYGFIAQLPRLERALMLLYLDDHSYREIGEVLGISETNVATKLSRLKARIRAEL
- a CDS encoding RNA-binding S4 domain-containing protein, translated to MQFLEFDLDGEYIELNQLLKLAGIADSGGQGKAIVASGAVSVDGVQELRKTAKIRPGQLVQLDDVEIRVLALDPDAEPAE